The following coding sequences are from one Humulus lupulus chromosome X, drHumLupu1.1, whole genome shotgun sequence window:
- the LOC133804256 gene encoding glutamate receptor 2.7-like, producing MMRKNDIPAIVVFSVSLLFLLCNFPSMSLAQKSSNGGKIIGVKVGVILNLETDFGKMGLSCINMALSDFYTSNPAFTTRLRLHTRNSKSDVVEAAASALDLIKNVKVEAILGPETSMQTHFVIELGDKAQVPIITFSAKSPSLTSLRSPYFFRVAANDSSQVEAIAAVVKAFGWREVVPIYVDNEYGEGIIPYLTDALQDVDAQVPYRSVIPPTATDDHISAELYKLMTMQTRVFVLHMLPALGYRIFAMAEKIGMMADGYVWIMTDGVADFLGSANSTVLDSMQGVLGLKTHVPKTKELQNFAVRWRKKFQRENPTIVNPPLVTFGLWAYDAVFGLAKAVEEIGKASNFSFKRVNVSSDNNSTDLGSFGVSQTGPELVQALSKMTFKGLSGEFKLVNGQLQTSTIEIINVNGSGERKVGFWTLENGLERTLGSGDKTKYSALNTSLAPIIWPGDSTSAPKGWQIPTNGKKLRIGVPVKHGFREFVNVTFPFSNDSVTGYSIDVFKAVLEALPYSVSYEYVPFANADGSRAGTYNDFVYQVFDGKLDAAVGDITIRANRSLYVDFTLPYTESGVYMIVPIKDDRSGNAWAFLKPLTWDLWVTSGCFFIFVGFVVWVLEHRINEDFRGPPYHQIGTSFWYSFSTMVFAHKERVVSNLARFVVIIWCFVVLILTQSYTASLTSLLTVQQLQPTITDVNQLLKNKEKVGFQRGSFIEGILKQMGFEDHQFVIYDTPEDLYQLFANGSKNNGIAAAFDETPYMKLFMAKYCSKFTMVEPTFKADGFAFAFPKGSPLVQDISRAILEVTEGKKMKAIEELWFKKDTNCVDPNNKFSSNSLGLESFWGLFLIAGVASSLALVIYAVMFLYEQRNLLMNSDAEPSVWRRIAAIFRTFDEKDLSSHTFRKNEVGERSVIDMSSPNTNCPPSPSGFSVHTNSSFVFREPGSSSPDPNGTQTTYQETVVVSAVEVTGPDQDLRENHNS from the exons ATGATGAGGAAGAACGACATCCCAGCGATTGTCGTTTTTTCTGTGtccttgttgttcttgctttgtAATTTCCCGAGTATGTCGTTGGCCCAAAAAAGTAGTAATGGTGGGAAAATAATAGGAGTGAAAGTTGGGGTGATTCTGAACTTGGAGACTGATTTTGGGAAGATGGGGCTGAGCTGCATCAATATGGCTCTTTCTGATTTCTACACCTCCAATCCTGCCTTCACAACCAGACTTCGTCTCCACACTAGGAACTCCAAATCCGACGTCGTTGAAGCCGCTGCTTCAG CTTTGGATCTAATAAAAAATGTTAAAGTCGAAGCCATTCTAGGCCCAGAAACATCAATGCAGACCCACTTCGTAATCGAACTCGGTGACAAAGCCCAAGTGCCCATCATAACATTCTCCGCGAAAAGCCCATCTCTCACTTCTCTCCGAAGCCCATACTTCTTCCGAGTAGCCGCAAACGACTCGTCTCAGGTGGAAGCCATAGCTGCCGTCGTCAAAGCTTTCGGATGGAGAGAAGTAGTGCCCATCTATGTCGACAACGAGTACGGCGAGGGAATCATTCCTTACTTGACCGATGCTTTACAAGACGTCGATGCCCAAGTACCGTACCGGAGTGTGATCCCTCCGACCGCCACAGACGACCACATTTCCGCCGAGCTCTACAAGCTCATGACAATGCAGACAAGGGTCTTCGTCCTTCATATGTTGCCGGCTCTTGGGTACCGAATCTTTGCCATGGCCGAGAAGATTGGTATGATGGCTGATGGTTATGTTTGGATAATGACTGATGGGGTTGCTGATTTTCTGGGCTCAGCCAATTCAACTGTTCTCGATTCGATGCAAGGAGTTTTGGGGTTGAAAACCCATGTCCCTAAAACGAAGGAGCTTCAGAATTTTGCGGTTCGCTGGAGAAAAAAATTTCAACGTGAAAATCCCACCATTGTTAACCCTCCTTTGGTGACTTTTGGGCTTTGGGCTTACGACGCCGTTTTCGGATTGGCCAAGGCAGTTGAGGAGATTGGGAAAGCATCGAACTTTAGCTTCAAAAGGGTGAATGTTTCGAGTGATAACAACTCTACTGATTTGGGATCGTTTGGGGTGTCTCAGACTGGTCCGGAACTTGTTCAAGCGTTATCGAAGATGACGTTTAAAGGGCTTTCGGGTGAGTTTAAACTCGTTAATGGGCAGCTGCAAACTTCGACTATTGAGATCATCAACGTGAATGGAAGTGGTGAAAGAAAGGTTGGGTTTTGGACGCTTGAGAATGGACTCGAGAGAACGTTGGGTTCGGGAGATAAGACCAAATACTCTGCTTTGAATACCAGTTTGGCGCCTATAATATGGCCTGGTGACTCGACCTCAGCTCCTAAGGGGTGGCAGATCCCGACGAATGGGAAGAAGTTGCGAATTGGGGTCCCGGTTAAACATGGATTTAGGGAGTTTGTGAATGTGACATTTCCTTTCTCAAATGATTCTGTTACAGGTTACAGTATCGATGTTTTCAAGGCCGTTTTGGAAGCACTGCCTTACTCTGTTTCGTACGAGTATGTTCCCTTTGCTAATGCCGATGGCAGTAGGGCTGGCACATACAACGACTTTGTCTACCAAGTGTTTGATGGg AAACTGGATGCTGCAGTTGGGGACATAACCATTAGAGCAAATAGGTCCTTGTATGTGGACTTTACATTGCCATATACTGAGTCTGGTGTGTACATGATAGTACCAATCAAGGATGATAGAAGTGGCAATGCTTGGGCATTCTTGAAGCCTTTGACTTGGGATCTTTGGGTAACAAGTGgttgttttttcatttttgttggGTTTGTAGTATGGGTTCTTGAACACCGAATAAATGAGGACTTTCGTGGCCCTCCATATCATCAAATTGGAACAAGCTTTTGGTACTCTTTTTCAACCATGGTTTTTGCACATA aGGAAAGAGTTGTGAGTAACTTGGCAAGATTTGTAGTGATTATATGGTGCTTTGTAGTACTCATACTCACCCAAAGTTACACAGCTAGTTTGACCTCGCTTTTAACAGTCCAACAACTCCAACCAACCATCACTGATGTGAACCAGCTCCTGAAGAACAAGGAGAAAGTTGGCTTTCAACGGGGTTCTTTTATAGAAGGAATATTGAAACAAATGGGGTTTGAAGATCACCAATTTGTGATCTATGACACTCCAGAAGACTTATACCAACTCTTTGCAAATGGGAGTAAAAACAATGGGATTGCTGCTGCTTTTGATGAAACACCTTACATGAAACTTTTTATGGCAAAATATTGCTCCAAGTTTACCATGGTTGAACCAACATTCAAAGCTGACGGCTTTGCTTTT GCTTTTCCGAAAGGCTCGCCTCTTGTTCAAGATATTTCGAGGGCAATATTGGAAGTGACTGAAGGAAAGAAAATGAAGGCTATAGAAGAATTGTGGTTCAAGAAAGACACTAACTGTGTAGACCCCAACAACAAGTTCTCATCCAACAGTCTTGGGCTGGAAAGCTTTTGGGGACTCTTTCTCATCGCAGGTGTGGCTTCATCGTTGGCGCTTGTCATATATGCTGTCATGTTCCTCTACGAGCAAAGGAATCTCTTGATGAACTCCGATGCAGAACCATCAGTTTGGAGGAGAATTGCGGCCATTTTTAGAACATTTGACGAAAAGGACCTCAGCTCGCACACTTTTAGAAAGAATGAAGTCGGAGAAAGAAGCGTCATTGACATGTCATCGCCGAACACCAACTGCCCGCCAAGTCCTTCAGGGTTCTCAGTCCATACAAATTCAAGCTTTGTGTTTAGGGAGCCAGGATCGTCTTCTCCAGACCCAAATGGTACACAAACAACTTATCAAGAGACTGTTGTAGTCTCAGCTGTAGAGGTCACTGGCCCAGATCAAGACTTGAGGGAGAATCACAACTCTTAG